In Nasonia vitripennis strain AsymCx chromosome 2, Nvit_psr_1.1, whole genome shotgun sequence, a genomic segment contains:
- the LOC100116288 gene encoding solute carrier family 12 member 8 isoform X1, giving the protein MANYERSRGNNANGGIGNDRGVDWSRYGLGSTENRRPSQSGSRGHEELGPEMYQTGTNELFAQEFNSDPWWKSNFFISQPVLFGTWDGVFTSCLINIFGVIVFLRSGWIVGQAGALNAVFIIFCTVCVALVSVLSAVGICERCRVESGGVYFLLSHVLGSRFGGSIGLLYCFGQAVGCALNVLGFGESMAGLVGLTGLQLAWGQRGFACAAVILLSVINVAGVKWVIKLQFMLLLILLFAGLDFIVGSFTHIEPTAGFVGWSTEILKNNTFPDYEENVSWFTVFGVFFPTVTGVLAGINMSGDLKHPSTDIPNGTLAALGLSTIMYLCFSLFLASTCTRITLQSNFMIASTVSAFSVLLLAGLYVSSFSSCLGAMYGTPRVLQSIASQNVIPGISCLQRGRGPNKVPIYAMLVVAVVTLTFIITGEINTLAPIVTMPFLLTYACMDYAYFALAQTFDLRHSREQRFSAQSPSADRNYGTSDRNVLVETENDLDSLFPERTRHKNLVQRNASVESNGYVDSSPSIEDNNSVTSEVQRKVHIHGKLGNWYSPFCNRWFSLLGALVKLLIMFLVHWGYALANIIVCFLVWSYIGHANPAVKPGVSAEFKFFEWLKNALLRIMGRKVYDYEQIVVTPVHPGVETCSAQLNEENEDFAGRRRYHQIANVTGQYVTVE; this is encoded by the exons ATGGCTAACTATGAGAGGAGTCGTGGTAACAATGCCAATGGTGGCATTGGAAATGACCGTGGAGTTGACTGGTCTAGATATGGACTTGGAAGCACAGAAAATCGAAGACCCTCTCAGAGTGGAAGCAGAGGACACGAGGAATTGGGACCAGAAATGTATCAAACTGGCACAAATGAATTGTTCGCACAAGAATTT AATTCGGATCCTTGGTGGAAATCAAACTTCTTTATATCCCAGCCAGTTTTATTTGGCACCTGGGATGGTGTCTTTACTTCATGTctaatcaatatttttggagTGATAGTTTTTTTGAGATCTGGCTGGATCGTAGGTCAGGCAGGTGCATTGAATgctgtatttataatattttgtacag TTTGTGTTGCATTGGTGTCAGTACTTTCAGCCGTTGGAATTTGTGAGAGATGTAGGGTGGAAAGTGGAGgagtatattttttactatcACATGTGTTGGGTTCAAGATTTGGAGGATCCATTGGTTTATTATACTGTTTTGGacag GCAGTTGGATGCGCCTTAAACGTTTTAGGTTTTGGTGAATCCATGGCTGGACTTGTTGGTCTTACTGGCCTTCAATTGGCTTGGGGTCAAAGAGGCTTTGCTTGTGCTGCAGTGATACTTTTGTCTGTAATAAATGTAGCTGGAGTAAAGTGGGTTATTAAACTCCAGTTTATgcttttattgattttattgtttgctggacttgattttattgttggAAGTTTTACGCACATAGAGCCAA CGGCTGGATTTGTTGGATGGTCgactgaaattttaaaaaacaacacTTTTCCTGATTATGAAGAGAACGTTAGTTGGTTCACCGTTTTCGGTGTTTTCTTTCCTACTGTCACTGGCGTACTTGCCGGAATCAATATGAGCGGTGATTTGAAACATCCGTCGACCGATATTCCTAACGGTACTCTGGCTGCATTAGGTCTTAG TACAATTATGTATCTGTGCTTCTCCTTATTCCTTGCATCAACGTGCACGAGAATAACTCTGCAATCAAACTTTATGATTGCCTCGACTGTTTCCGCCTTTTCCGTTCTCCTGCTTGCTGGTCTTTACGTTTCATCATTCAGCAGCTGCTTAGGTGCGATGTATGGGACACCTCGCGTTCTACAATCGATCGCCAGTCAGAACGTCATTCCTGGAATAAGCTGCTTACAAAGAGGC AGAGGTCCCAACAAGGTGCCGATTTACGCAATGTTGGTCGTGGCTGTTGTTACATTAACGTTCATCATCACCGGAGAAATTAATACTCTAGCACCTATCGTAACAATGCCATTCTTGCTGACATATGCTTGTATGGATTATGCATATTTTGCACTTGCGCAAACGTTCGACTTGAGGCATTCACGCGAACAGAGATTCTCGGCGCAGTCCCCATCCGCGGATAGAAATTACGGCACTTCGGATAGAAATGTCTTGGTTGAGACTGAAAATGACCTTGATAGTCTGTTCCCAGAAAGAACTAGACACAAGAATCtagtt caGAGGAACGCAAGCGTTGAAAGCAATGGTTATGTAGATTCGTCGCCGAGTATAGAAGACAATAACAGTGTTACGAGTGAAGTACAAAGAAAAGTCCATATTCATGGTAAATTAGGAAATTGGTACAGCCCATTTTGCAATAGATGGTTTTCTCTTTTGGGC GCCTTGGTCAAACTGTTGATAATGTTTTTGGTTCACTGGGGATATGCTTTAGCGAATATAATTGTTTGTTTCCTTGTTTGGAGTTATATCGGTCATGCGAATCCCGCTGTTAAACCTGGGGTATCAGCCGAGTTCAAATTTTTTGAGTGGCTGAAAAATGCACTTCTCAGGATAATGGG gaGAAAAGTGTACGATTATGAGCAGATTGTGGTAACGCCAGTTCATCCTGGCGTAGAGACGTGTTCTGCCCAGCTGAATGAAGAGAACGAAGACTTTGCAGGAAGAAGGCGATATCATCAAATTGCTAACGTCACAGGTCAATATGTCACTGTTGAGTAA
- the LOC100679739 gene encoding probable 39S ribosomal protein L45, mitochondrial — MNLYQIARAVLGKPSLFVADLSLIRCRHTKHWNPKWKKERREKVIKVDLSDFEEKHDDNSEIAKERKRQKMKEKGIYPQKPWQEKPLYLSCTGSIFEPYVPPEGDGKFSAMSTSGAKQSMQFIQKKTTSYRAVKKIKKYEEEFNVHDFTDQVNDIYRNAHEALANKEKDKLTDYVTEKLYPEMLYHLENKIIKWKFIGSLEPTRVVHARCTNLVTNDNHFAQVTARLHTQQTLAIYDRFGRLMSGSEILTKDVLEYVVLEKHLSNQYGRWRLHAKIIPSWAPARPAIPKTFVLNNEL; from the coding sequence ATGAATTTATATCAAATAGCTCGTGCTGTCTTGGGTAAACCGAGTTTGTTCGTCGCAGACTTGTCGCTCATAAGATGTCGACACACGAAACATTGGAATCCAAagtggaaaaaagagagaagagaaaaggtTATAAAGGTCGACTTGAGCGATTTCGAAGAAAAGCACGACGATAATTCTGAAATAGCAAAAGAACGCAAACGACAAAAGATGAAAGAAAAGGGTATTTATCCCCAGAAACCCTGGCAAGAAAAACCCTTGTATTTGAGTTGCACAGGAAGTATATTTGAGCCTTACGTACCTCCAGAAGGAGATGGAAAATTCTCAGCTATGTCGACAAGTGGTGCAAAACAGAGTATGCAGTTTATACAAAAGAAAACCACATCGTACCGAGctgttaagaaaattaaaaagtatgaaGAAGAGTTTAATGTTCATGATTTCACGGATCAAGTAAATGATATCTATAGAAATGCACATGAAGCTTTGGCTAACAAGGAGAAGGACAAACTTACGGACTACGTTACAGAAAAATTGTACCCTGAAATGTTGTACCATTtggaaaacaaaattataaaatggaAATTCATTGGTTCCTTAGAACCAACAAGAGTAGTTCATGCAAGGTGTACAAATTTGGTCACAAATGATAACCACTTTGCTCAAGTCACAGCTCGACTTCATACTCAGCAGACATTAGCTATTTATGACAGGTTTGGAAGATTGATGAGTGGCTCGGAAATTTTGACGAAAGATGTCTTAGAATATGTTGTACTAGAAAAACATTTAAGTAATCAATATGGCCGATGGCGATTACATGCTAAGATTATACCATCATGGGCACCTGCAAGGCCTGCCATTCCAAAAACTTTTGTCTTGAATAATGAactgtaa
- the LOC100116288 gene encoding solute carrier family 12 member 8 isoform X2 translates to MANYERSRGNNANGGIGNDRGVDWSRYGLGSTENRRPSQSGSRGHEELGPEMYQTGTNELFAQEFNSDPWWKSNFFISQPVLFGTWDGVFTSCLINIFGVIVFLRSGWIVGQAGALNAVFIIFCTVCVALVSVLSAVGICERCRVESGGVYFLLSHVLGSRFGGSIGLLYCFGQAVGCALNVLGFGESMAGLVGLTGLQLAWGQRGFACAAVILLSVINVAGVKWVIKLQFMLLLILLFAGLDFIVGSFTHIEPTAGFVGWSTEILKNNTFPDYEENVSWFTVFGVFFPTVTGVLAGINMSGDLKHPSTDIPNGTLAALGLSTIMYLCFSLFLASTCTRITLQSNFMIASTVSAFSVLLLAGLYVSSFSSCLGAMYGTPRVLQSIASQNVIPGISCLQRGRGPNKVPIYAMLVVAVVTLTFIITGEINTLAPIVTMPFLLTYACMDYAYFALAQTFDLRHSREQRFSAQSPSADRNYGTSDRNVLVETENDLDSLFPERTRHKNLVRNASVESNGYVDSSPSIEDNNSVTSEVQRKVHIHGKLGNWYSPFCNRWFSLLGALVKLLIMFLVHWGYALANIIVCFLVWSYIGHANPAVKPGVSAEFKFFEWLKNALLRIMGRKVYDYEQIVVTPVHPGVETCSAQLNEENEDFAGRRRYHQIANVTGQYVTVE, encoded by the exons ATGGCTAACTATGAGAGGAGTCGTGGTAACAATGCCAATGGTGGCATTGGAAATGACCGTGGAGTTGACTGGTCTAGATATGGACTTGGAAGCACAGAAAATCGAAGACCCTCTCAGAGTGGAAGCAGAGGACACGAGGAATTGGGACCAGAAATGTATCAAACTGGCACAAATGAATTGTTCGCACAAGAATTT AATTCGGATCCTTGGTGGAAATCAAACTTCTTTATATCCCAGCCAGTTTTATTTGGCACCTGGGATGGTGTCTTTACTTCATGTctaatcaatatttttggagTGATAGTTTTTTTGAGATCTGGCTGGATCGTAGGTCAGGCAGGTGCATTGAATgctgtatttataatattttgtacag TTTGTGTTGCATTGGTGTCAGTACTTTCAGCCGTTGGAATTTGTGAGAGATGTAGGGTGGAAAGTGGAGgagtatattttttactatcACATGTGTTGGGTTCAAGATTTGGAGGATCCATTGGTTTATTATACTGTTTTGGacag GCAGTTGGATGCGCCTTAAACGTTTTAGGTTTTGGTGAATCCATGGCTGGACTTGTTGGTCTTACTGGCCTTCAATTGGCTTGGGGTCAAAGAGGCTTTGCTTGTGCTGCAGTGATACTTTTGTCTGTAATAAATGTAGCTGGAGTAAAGTGGGTTATTAAACTCCAGTTTATgcttttattgattttattgtttgctggacttgattttattgttggAAGTTTTACGCACATAGAGCCAA CGGCTGGATTTGTTGGATGGTCgactgaaattttaaaaaacaacacTTTTCCTGATTATGAAGAGAACGTTAGTTGGTTCACCGTTTTCGGTGTTTTCTTTCCTACTGTCACTGGCGTACTTGCCGGAATCAATATGAGCGGTGATTTGAAACATCCGTCGACCGATATTCCTAACGGTACTCTGGCTGCATTAGGTCTTAG TACAATTATGTATCTGTGCTTCTCCTTATTCCTTGCATCAACGTGCACGAGAATAACTCTGCAATCAAACTTTATGATTGCCTCGACTGTTTCCGCCTTTTCCGTTCTCCTGCTTGCTGGTCTTTACGTTTCATCATTCAGCAGCTGCTTAGGTGCGATGTATGGGACACCTCGCGTTCTACAATCGATCGCCAGTCAGAACGTCATTCCTGGAATAAGCTGCTTACAAAGAGGC AGAGGTCCCAACAAGGTGCCGATTTACGCAATGTTGGTCGTGGCTGTTGTTACATTAACGTTCATCATCACCGGAGAAATTAATACTCTAGCACCTATCGTAACAATGCCATTCTTGCTGACATATGCTTGTATGGATTATGCATATTTTGCACTTGCGCAAACGTTCGACTTGAGGCATTCACGCGAACAGAGATTCTCGGCGCAGTCCCCATCCGCGGATAGAAATTACGGCACTTCGGATAGAAATGTCTTGGTTGAGACTGAAAATGACCTTGATAGTCTGTTCCCAGAAAGAACTAGACACAAGAATCtagtt AGGAACGCAAGCGTTGAAAGCAATGGTTATGTAGATTCGTCGCCGAGTATAGAAGACAATAACAGTGTTACGAGTGAAGTACAAAGAAAAGTCCATATTCATGGTAAATTAGGAAATTGGTACAGCCCATTTTGCAATAGATGGTTTTCTCTTTTGGGC GCCTTGGTCAAACTGTTGATAATGTTTTTGGTTCACTGGGGATATGCTTTAGCGAATATAATTGTTTGTTTCCTTGTTTGGAGTTATATCGGTCATGCGAATCCCGCTGTTAAACCTGGGGTATCAGCCGAGTTCAAATTTTTTGAGTGGCTGAAAAATGCACTTCTCAGGATAATGGG gaGAAAAGTGTACGATTATGAGCAGATTGTGGTAACGCCAGTTCATCCTGGCGTAGAGACGTGTTCTGCCCAGCTGAATGAAGAGAACGAAGACTTTGCAGGAAGAAGGCGATATCATCAAATTGCTAACGTCACAGGTCAATATGTCACTGTTGAGTAA
- the LOC100116215 gene encoding survival of motor neuron-related-splicing factor 30 isoform X1, which translates to MDDLQNYKLQLQQVEAALTTDPENEELLKLKIDLEEVIELTHDLIKSQQQEKKPAEAEEKNPELLAVLANKWKVGDQCLAPWSEDGKFYEATIESIGEDGSVNITFNEYKNKDVTMLSQLKSVAKRPASDWAEQKSKKKKMAVSAIAGMDPTKQREYLKKRKQKKLQRFKELEEEREQEKNKWLSFASKSTKKGVIKKSIFATPENVNGRVGIGTCGVSGKEMTKFSNGEKWRRGA; encoded by the exons ATGGATGATCTCCAAAATTATAAGTTGCAGCTTCAGCAG GTTGAGGCAGCTCTCACAACTGACCCAGAGAATGAGGAActgttaaaattgaaaattgatttggAGGAAGTTATTGAACTGACGCATGACCTGATAAAGTCACAACAGCAGGAGAAAAAGCCAGCTGAGGCAGAGGAAAAAAATCCAGAGCTATTAGCAGTTTTGGCTAACAAATGGAAGGTTGGGGATCAGTGCCTTGCACCGTGGAGCGAAGATGGAAA GTTTTATGAAGCAACGATAGAATCTATAGGTGAGGATGGATCTGTAAATATTACATTCAatgaatacaaaaataaagatgtTACAATGCTTAGTCAGTTGAAATCGGTTGCAAAAAGACCAGCCTCCGATTGGGCAGAACAAAAGTCAAA AAAAAA gaAAATGGCAGTATCCGCCATAGCAGGTATGGATCCAACTAAACAACGTGAATATCTAAAGAAAAGGAAACAGAAGAAGTTACAGCGTTTTAAGGAATtggaagaagaaagagaacaaGAAAAGAACAAATGGCTTTCATTTGCATCCAAG TCTACAAAAAAAggagttattaaaaaaagtatatttgcAACGccagaaaatgtaaatggtAGAGTTGGAATAGGTACTTGTGGAGTAAGTGGCAAAGAAATGACAAAATTCAGTAATGGTGAAAAGTGGAGGCGTGGAGCTTAA
- the LOC100116215 gene encoding survival of motor neuron-related-splicing factor 30 isoform X2, with translation MDDLQNYKLQLQQVEAALTTDPENEELLKLKIDLEEVIELTHDLIKSQQQEKKPAEAEEKNPELLAVLANKWKVGDQCLAPWSEDGKFYEATIESIGEDGSVNITFNEYKNKDVTMLSQLKSVAKRPASDWAEQKSKKMAVSAIAGMDPTKQREYLKKRKQKKLQRFKELEEEREQEKNKWLSFASKSTKKGVIKKSIFATPENVNGRVGIGTCGVSGKEMTKFSNGEKWRRGA, from the exons ATGGATGATCTCCAAAATTATAAGTTGCAGCTTCAGCAG GTTGAGGCAGCTCTCACAACTGACCCAGAGAATGAGGAActgttaaaattgaaaattgatttggAGGAAGTTATTGAACTGACGCATGACCTGATAAAGTCACAACAGCAGGAGAAAAAGCCAGCTGAGGCAGAGGAAAAAAATCCAGAGCTATTAGCAGTTTTGGCTAACAAATGGAAGGTTGGGGATCAGTGCCTTGCACCGTGGAGCGAAGATGGAAA GTTTTATGAAGCAACGATAGAATCTATAGGTGAGGATGGATCTGTAAATATTACATTCAatgaatacaaaaataaagatgtTACAATGCTTAGTCAGTTGAAATCGGTTGCAAAAAGACCAGCCTCCGATTGGGCAGAACAAAAGTCAAA gaAAATGGCAGTATCCGCCATAGCAGGTATGGATCCAACTAAACAACGTGAATATCTAAAGAAAAGGAAACAGAAGAAGTTACAGCGTTTTAAGGAATtggaagaagaaagagaacaaGAAAAGAACAAATGGCTTTCATTTGCATCCAAG TCTACAAAAAAAggagttattaaaaaaagtatatttgcAACGccagaaaatgtaaatggtAGAGTTGGAATAGGTACTTGTGGAGTAAGTGGCAAAGAAATGACAAAATTCAGTAATGGTGAAAAGTGGAGGCGTGGAGCTTAA